In the genome of Cutibacterium equinum, one region contains:
- a CDS encoding carbohydrate ABC transporter permease, which yields MIKRIIQPICAVLLALVVVGIPLWTVVVTAGKSQTEALTPDMSLPQHWQLWANISTVIDQTRIGWAYLGSLLLLVPSVVIVLIIGSMASWVLARRQGKLVSVIYAIGISGIILPPAVVTLVLLLRQLGLAGHAIGMICAYVGMYLSTVIFFVTGFIRTIPESLEEAARIDGAGPMRVFVTVILPLLRPVLATATILISLYVWNDVFYAFFIVGGRMDTLPLNLFSVASAGVHLNNWHLIFTYVLLMSLPIVALFIVFQRSIISGITSGAVK from the coding sequence ATGATCAAACGCATCATTCAACCAATTTGCGCGGTCTTGCTGGCTTTAGTCGTTGTCGGGATACCTCTGTGGACGGTCGTCGTCACCGCAGGCAAATCGCAGACTGAAGCGCTCACCCCGGACATGTCGCTGCCGCAGCACTGGCAACTATGGGCCAACATCTCCACTGTCATCGATCAGACAAGGATCGGCTGGGCATATCTGGGCTCGCTGCTCCTGCTCGTTCCCTCAGTGGTCATCGTCTTGATCATTGGATCAATGGCATCGTGGGTATTAGCTCGACGTCAAGGCAAGCTCGTCTCGGTGATCTACGCTATCGGAATTTCGGGAATTATCCTGCCTCCAGCAGTTGTCACCCTGGTGTTGCTGTTACGCCAGCTGGGATTGGCTGGCCACGCGATCGGCATGATCTGCGCTTATGTCGGAATGTACCTGTCGACGGTGATTTTCTTCGTCACAGGGTTCATCCGCACCATACCCGAATCCCTCGAGGAGGCGGCCCGCATCGATGGAGCTGGACCGATGCGCGTCTTCGTGACGGTCATCCTCCCCTTACTGCGACCAGTGCTGGCAACGGCGACCATCCTCATCAGCCTGTACGTGTGGAACGACGTCTTCTATGCCTTTTTCATCGTGGGAGGTCGGATGGACACCCTGCCACTTAATCTGTTTTCAGTCGCCAGCGCAGGAGTGCACCTCAACAACTGGCATTTGATCTTCACTTACGTACTGCTCATGAGCCTGCCGATTGTGGCGCTGTTCATCGTTTTCCAGCGCAGCATCATTTCGGGCATTACCTCGGGGGCGGTCAAGTAG
- a CDS encoding nucleoside hydrolase — protein MLTRSMPVLLDCDPGIDDAFALAYLACRSDVETVGVVTTAGNVGQDDVLRNALGLTALLGADIPVARGADQPLVEPMMTAEETHGPHGLGHAQVGECGRRPDERTGAQLWVDLARTYPGELVGIVTGPLTNLALALREEPELPRLLKRLHVMGGAINYRGNTGPTSEWNIAVDPEAAHEIFEAWGQASRRLVLGALQATEVIRMDEGHRQAVAELGDHPVVAVLSDALRFYFEFHQADGLGWCAYLHDPLVVAHAVTGRFARTRPLAVDVELAGTLTRGQTVGDELGRWGKEPNVDLLCDVDAEGFIEHLISTLREGLTVRSGE, from the coding sequence ATGCTGACACGCTCTATGCCGGTTCTGCTCGACTGCGACCCTGGGATTGACGACGCGTTCGCGCTGGCCTACCTGGCCTGCCGTAGCGACGTCGAGACCGTCGGGGTGGTGACAACGGCTGGCAATGTCGGTCAAGACGACGTGCTGCGCAATGCCCTGGGGCTCACCGCTCTGCTCGGGGCCGATATTCCCGTGGCACGCGGGGCAGACCAGCCGCTGGTCGAGCCGATGATGACCGCCGAGGAGACCCATGGACCCCACGGCCTTGGTCATGCTCAGGTGGGGGAGTGCGGGCGTCGCCCCGATGAGCGCACCGGCGCGCAATTGTGGGTTGATCTTGCCCGGACATACCCCGGGGAGCTGGTTGGCATCGTCACCGGACCGCTGACGAACCTGGCCCTGGCGTTGCGGGAGGAGCCGGAACTACCGAGACTGCTCAAACGGCTGCACGTCATGGGTGGGGCGATCAATTACCGTGGCAACACCGGCCCGACGAGCGAGTGGAACATCGCGGTGGACCCGGAAGCTGCCCACGAGATCTTCGAGGCGTGGGGCCAGGCATCCAGGCGGCTCGTGCTCGGGGCCTTGCAGGCTACCGAGGTCATCCGGATGGACGAGGGTCACCGTCAGGCTGTGGCGGAGCTGGGAGACCATCCAGTTGTTGCCGTCCTGTCTGACGCGCTGCGGTTCTACTTTGAGTTTCACCAGGCTGACGGGTTGGGATGGTGCGCGTATTTGCACGACCCGCTCGTCGTGGCCCATGCGGTGACGGGTCGGTTCGCGCGGACTCGGCCGCTGGCCGTCGACGTCGAGTTGGCCGGGACGTTGACCCGTGGCCAGACTGTGGGCGACGAGTTGGGGCGGTGGGGCAAGGAGCCCAATGTTGATCTGCTGTGTGACGTCGACGCCGAGGGGTTCATCGAGCACCTCATCTCGACCTTGCGGGAGGGGTTGACAGTGAGGTCTGGCGAGTGA